One window from the genome of Deinococcus sp. NW-56 encodes:
- a CDS encoding FHA domain-containing protein — MTLTCTICGTVNPQGTTYCDGCGVELTQPAAPAPEAPSSASEVTLGTTTPEASVWDMPLEETPPAPELTPLPPYTSVPDLSPPEAVPTALDASPLPDASAPVTGGAARLALKKFGAPTGEFIPLAGERLVVGRFDASSGPVDIDVSGMPGAEHISRRHAELYQDGGRWVVRDLGSTNGVYLKRAGQSSFTPRLQEPTPLADGDELAFGNLMLTFHQD; from the coding sequence ATGACCCTTACCTGCACCATCTGCGGCACCGTCAACCCTCAGGGCACCACCTACTGCGACGGCTGCGGCGTCGAGCTGACCCAGCCCGCTGCGCCCGCCCCGGAAGCCCCCTCGTCCGCGAGTGAGGTCACCCTCGGCACCACTACTCCCGAGGCCTCCGTGTGGGACATGCCGCTGGAAGAAACGCCGCCGGCACCTGAGCTCACGCCCCTGCCTCCGTACACGTCGGTGCCAGACCTGAGCCCGCCCGAAGCGGTGCCGACGGCGCTGGACGCCTCTCCCTTGCCGGATGCGTCGGCCCCGGTGACGGGCGGCGCGGCGCGGCTGGCCCTCAAGAAGTTCGGCGCCCCCACCGGCGAGTTCATCCCGCTGGCGGGCGAGCGTCTGGTGGTCGGGCGCTTCGACGCGTCGAGCGGCCCGGTCGACATCGACGTGTCGGGGATGCCGGGGGCCGAGCACATCTCGCGCCGGCACGCCGAGCTGTACCAGGACGGCGGGCGCTGGGTCGTCCGTGACCTGGGCTCGACCAACGGCGTCTACCTCAAGCGGGCGGGCCAGAGCAGCTTCACGCCCCGTCTTCAGGAGCCCACGCCCCTGGCCGACGGCGACGAGCTGGCCTTCGGCAACCTGATGCTCACCTTCCACCAGGACTGA
- a CDS encoding protein phosphatase 2C domain-containing protein: protein MTKPADLSGAVQDVPEGAPADSALPAEPEEQAAPLSTGLDFQFGEAAAPDVTPAAVSDDLDEEVYATTVPDAGPRQGDVIGGLQLGQDLGRGWFTAAGPEGSEPGLLYVRPAPGWVGLAPHRLLPRWTALEGGYLVTDTAGEPVTGPLPAAEALPLWTELARLVFALDKQGYVLTDLEPGGLLRTEAGELRLRFPPRVARVGEGVEPLLREGYTPPEVQSGGPAQAVSGVYLLGAVLYSWLSGQPLPSEGVSALALSGLRVPGVPQLLHQALAPAPERLTPTALMDALRRLQQPAPASYRVTAATTVGLNVDRPLNEDAFGYVLRQVDAEGGQVTALRACVADGMGGMAAGEVASRAAVEGFLASVAPDMAARVWDANAALLQALSGQDGGCAFSGVQIEGAALQLGHVGDTRAYHASGGEVRQLTQDHSYVAAMVASGMMTPEQAATSPERNKVLRSLGSVRQPQEHYVHTLEAPLPLVPGSRVLLVSDGVWGEVPEEELHGLLLHEPDAQRVVDALIDLALDVGAPDNATALLIERVR from the coding sequence GTGACCAAGCCCGCAGACCTGTCCGGGGCCGTTCAAGACGTGCCGGAGGGCGCGCCGGCGGATTCCGCCCTGCCGGCGGAGCCTGAAGAGCAAGCCGCGCCTCTCTCGACCGGCCTCGACTTCCAGTTCGGGGAGGCCGCCGCACCGGACGTGACGCCAGCCGCCGTCTCCGACGACCTCGACGAGGAGGTCTACGCCACCACCGTGCCCGACGCGGGGCCGCGGCAGGGCGACGTGATCGGGGGCCTTCAGCTTGGGCAGGACCTGGGGCGCGGCTGGTTCACGGCCGCTGGGCCGGAGGGAAGCGAGCCTGGCCTGCTCTACGTGCGCCCCGCGCCGGGCTGGGTAGGCCTCGCGCCCCACCGCCTGCTGCCGCGCTGGACGGCGCTGGAGGGCGGCTACCTGGTGACCGACACGGCGGGTGAGCCGGTCACCGGCCCCCTGCCCGCGGCCGAGGCGCTGCCGCTGTGGACGGAGCTGGCCCGGCTGGTCTTCGCTCTGGACAAGCAGGGCTACGTGCTCACCGATCTGGAGCCGGGTGGGCTGCTGCGGACCGAGGCGGGCGAGCTGCGGCTGCGCTTTCCGCCGCGCGTCGCGCGGGTGGGGGAAGGGGTCGAGCCCCTCCTGCGCGAGGGCTACACGCCACCGGAAGTCCAGTCGGGCGGCCCCGCGCAGGCGGTCAGCGGGGTCTACCTGCTGGGCGCGGTGCTCTACAGCTGGCTGAGCGGTCAGCCGCTGCCGTCGGAGGGCGTCTCGGCGCTGGCCCTGTCGGGCCTGCGGGTGCCGGGCGTTCCCCAACTGCTGCACCAGGCGCTCGCCCCGGCCCCCGAGCGGCTTACGCCCACCGCGCTGATGGACGCCCTGCGGCGCCTGCAGCAGCCCGCTCCCGCGAGCTACCGGGTGACGGCGGCCACCACCGTGGGCCTGAACGTGGACCGCCCGCTCAACGAGGACGCCTTCGGGTACGTGCTGCGCCAGGTTGATGCCGAGGGCGGTCAGGTCACCGCCTTGCGCGCCTGCGTCGCGGACGGCATGGGCGGCATGGCCGCGGGCGAGGTCGCCAGCCGCGCGGCCGTCGAGGGCTTCCTGGCCTCGGTCGCCCCGGACATGGCCGCGCGGGTGTGGGACGCCAACGCCGCCCTGCTCCAGGCCCTGAGCGGGCAGGACGGCGGCTGCGCGTTCAGCGGCGTTCAGATCGAGGGGGCGGCCCTGCAGCTCGGCCACGTCGGCGACACCCGTGCCTACCACGCCTCGGGCGGCGAGGTGCGGCAGCTGACCCAGGACCACTCCTACGTCGCCGCGATGGTCGCGAGCGGCATGATGACGCCGGAGCAGGCCGCGACCAGCCCGGAGCGCAACAAGGTGCTGCGCTCCCTGGGCAGCGTGCGCCAGCCGCAGGAGCACTACGTCCACACGCTGGAAGCCCCGCTCCCCCTCGTGCCGGGAAGCCGGGTGCTGCTCGTGAGCGACGGGGTCTGGGGCGAGGTGCCTGAGGAGGAGCTGCACGGCCTGCTGCTTCACGAGCCCGACGCGCAGCGGGTGGTCGACGCCCTGATCGACCTCGCGCTCGACGTCGGGGCACCCGACAACGCGACGGCCCTCCTGATCGAGCGGGTGCGCTGA
- a CDS encoding right-handed parallel beta-helix repeat-containing protein has protein sequence MNCPACGSVTPPGAATCPTCGSPLGTQTLPPGTVLGGKYRLDQVLGQGGFGITYAATQVQLGARVAIKELFPAGTLRQGQTVRPPVTLNLAGWEQAKRDFTEEGRVLARFGHPDIVRVMDLFEEAGTAYLVMEFLEGETLGARIERGGALPPGEVEAIARRVLGALGLVHGAGLLHRDLKPDNILLETGGRVVLIDFGSARGYAQGQTVNHTRLVTPGYAPLEQYGTAARFGPYTDIYALGATLHHALTGQAPPPATDRMLGTPLPPLPASTPPGLRRAIERSLEVKVADRPQTTDEVLALLAPPPAPGPKPPRPAPPGPRPPAPPPPTPPTPSRKRAAVWPWVLAALLAGGGYAVLGGGLGGLTGGETSTQSDEAGAGTVEPDGETAAPTFPVMTTALNLHLRASPAQGAASLAVLPGGTVLQAIREQSGWYEVNHGGQTGWVSAGFTLPVVGEDALAELLAVAASGGELTLERGVYLLDAPLTLDADTSLIGAGRDQTWIASSAGDTVITSRGTEARYQALSVLWTGRSPGRVLLAEGGQVTLRDVRLSGAVRDEEANLYGSGLWLSKGARGDLQGSYLTGNGYGLYLSEDSEVNAVSTGLSDNTLAGAIFLDSSGGRIAGSSFDRNGVHGAMVMDRAAPTLSGNQLRDNRQRGITVHDNAAPTLEDNTAQGNGFQGIGVQDDARPTVTGNTLRRNKQSGLAYFGRGGGTASGNVMENNRTGVAVTDSAAPTLSGNTIRGNADAGVTFADQAAGTLTENVIEANAHPGVSAWGDARPTLTGNTIRNNKQSGIVLAERAGGVWRGNEVRGNTLNGIVVTDDAAPELLENVFAGNGKAGILYKRGAAGLAAANTCTGNGSDVIGLELTGDGPDLTAAGCELPFVPAAVAVPEDVAVDDSVDSAGTEGTDEAVGAEALPAEEPVTVAPEEIPDSAADFGQSSDDFSGDGWSEDTTDDVYDDALPEDYIEPTDDVGMGDW, from the coding sequence ATGAACTGTCCGGCCTGCGGCAGCGTGACGCCGCCCGGCGCCGCGACCTGTCCCACCTGCGGCAGCCCGCTCGGCACCCAGACGTTGCCCCCCGGCACCGTGCTGGGGGGCAAGTACCGCCTCGACCAGGTTCTGGGGCAGGGGGGCTTCGGCATCACCTACGCCGCCACGCAGGTGCAACTCGGGGCGCGGGTAGCCATCAAGGAGCTGTTCCCGGCGGGCACCCTGCGCCAGGGGCAGACCGTGCGCCCGCCCGTCACCCTGAACCTCGCGGGGTGGGAACAGGCCAAGCGCGACTTCACCGAAGAGGGGCGCGTCCTCGCCCGCTTCGGGCATCCGGACATCGTGCGGGTGATGGACCTGTTCGAGGAGGCGGGGACGGCCTACCTCGTGATGGAGTTCCTGGAAGGGGAGACCCTGGGGGCCCGGATCGAGCGCGGCGGCGCCCTGCCGCCCGGCGAGGTCGAGGCGATTGCCCGCCGCGTGCTGGGCGCGCTGGGCCTGGTGCACGGGGCGGGCCTGCTCCACCGCGACCTCAAGCCGGACAACATCCTGCTGGAGACGGGAGGACGCGTCGTCCTGATCGACTTCGGGTCGGCGCGCGGCTATGCGCAGGGCCAGACGGTCAACCACACCCGGCTGGTCACGCCAGGCTACGCGCCCCTCGAGCAGTACGGAACGGCCGCCCGCTTCGGCCCCTACACCGACATCTACGCGCTGGGCGCGACCCTCCACCACGCGCTGACCGGGCAGGCGCCGCCTCCCGCGACCGACCGGATGCTGGGGACACCGCTGCCCCCCCTGCCCGCGAGCACGCCGCCGGGGCTGCGCCGCGCCATCGAGCGCAGCCTGGAGGTCAAGGTCGCCGACCGGCCCCAGACCACGGATGAGGTGCTGGCGCTGCTCGCGCCGCCGCCCGCTCCGGGACCCAAGCCGCCGAGACCGGCCCCGCCTGGTCCCCGGCCTCCGGCGCCCCCACCGCCGACGCCGCCCACGCCCTCCCGCAAGCGCGCGGCCGTCTGGCCCTGGGTGCTCGCGGCGCTGCTCGCGGGCGGGGGCTACGCGGTGCTGGGGGGTGGGCTGGGCGGCCTCACCGGTGGGGAGACCTCGACGCAGTCCGATGAAGCCGGGGCGGGGACGGTGGAACCCGACGGGGAGACGGCCGCCCCCACCTTCCCGGTCATGACGACGGCGCTCAACCTGCACCTGCGGGCCTCGCCCGCGCAGGGCGCCGCCTCGCTCGCGGTGCTGCCGGGCGGCACCGTGCTGCAGGCGATCCGCGAACAGAGCGGCTGGTACGAGGTCAACCACGGCGGGCAGACCGGCTGGGTCAGCGCGGGCTTCACCCTGCCGGTGGTGGGCGAGGACGCCCTGGCCGAGTTGCTCGCGGTGGCGGCCTCGGGTGGGGAACTGACGCTGGAACGCGGCGTCTACCTGCTGGACGCGCCCCTGACCCTGGACGCCGACACCAGCCTGATCGGGGCCGGGCGCGACCAGACCTGGATCGCGTCATCGGCGGGCGACACGGTGATCACCTCGCGCGGCACGGAGGCCCGCTACCAGGCCCTGTCCGTGTTGTGGACCGGGCGCTCGCCCGGCCGGGTGCTGCTCGCGGAAGGGGGGCAGGTCACCCTGCGCGACGTGCGCCTGAGCGGGGCGGTGCGCGACGAGGAGGCCAACCTCTACGGCAGCGGCCTGTGGCTCTCGAAGGGGGCGCGGGGCGACCTGCAGGGCAGCTACCTCACCGGCAACGGCTACGGCCTGTACCTCAGCGAGGACAGCGAGGTGAATGCCGTGAGCACCGGCCTGAGCGACAACACGCTGGCGGGAGCCATCTTCCTGGACTCGTCGGGCGGCCGGATCGCGGGCAGTTCCTTCGACCGCAACGGGGTCCACGGCGCGATGGTGATGGACAGGGCCGCCCCGACCCTCTCGGGCAACCAGCTGCGGGACAACCGGCAGCGCGGCATCACCGTGCATGACAATGCCGCGCCCACCCTGGAGGACAACACTGCCCAGGGCAACGGCTTCCAGGGGATCGGGGTGCAAGACGACGCCCGGCCCACGGTGACCGGCAACACCCTGCGCCGCAACAAGCAGAGTGGGCTGGCCTACTTCGGGCGTGGGGGCGGCACCGCCAGCGGCAACGTCATGGAGAACAACCGCACCGGGGTGGCTGTGACGGACTCCGCCGCGCCCACCCTGAGCGGCAACACCATCCGGGGCAACGCGGACGCGGGGGTCACCTTCGCCGATCAGGCGGCGGGCACGCTGACCGAGAACGTGATCGAGGCCAACGCCCATCCCGGTGTCTCGGCCTGGGGCGACGCCCGGCCCACCCTGACCGGCAACACCATTCGGAACAACAAGCAGAGCGGCATCGTCCTCGCCGAGCGGGCGGGCGGAGTGTGGCGCGGCAACGAGGTGCGCGGCAACACGCTCAACGGCATCGTGGTGACCGACGACGCGGCCCCCGAGTTGCTCGAGAACGTCTTCGCGGGGAACGGCAAGGCGGGCATCCTCTACAAGCGGGGCGCGGCGGGCCTGGCGGCCGCCAACACCTGCACGGGCAACGGCAGCGACGTGATCGGCCTGGAGCTGACCGGGGACGGCCCCGACCTGACGGCGGCCGGGTGCGAGTTGCCCTTTGTACCGGCGGCGGTCGCGGTGCCGGAAGACGTTGCGGTGGACGACAGCGTGGACTCCGCCGGGACCGAGGGCACCGACGAGGCCGTGGGGGCCGAGGCCCTCCCCGCAGAAGAGCCGGTCACGGTTGCCCCCGAGGAGATTCCGGATTCCGCCGCCGACTTCGGCCAGAGCAGTGACGACTTCTCCGGCGACGGCTGGAGTGAGGACACGACGGATGACGTCTACGACGATGCTCTGCCCGAGGACTACATCGAGCCCACCGACGATGTGGGCATGGGGGACTGGTGA
- a CDS encoding FHA domain-containing protein, translating into MGKLPVTLQTTVVGALGGLLGALLSEVLVGSSGGETALQAIVSTGVWTALVMLPLTLLLVAAENVLGLRGRWWRDLGRVWLPALLLGALSGAFAQLAYGIVTSASDEFERLFRGLGWGLMGIGVGLVLGLADRSWQKAGRGALGGLVGGTIGGLVFDSFLGLRLGENDTGTFARLVGLTVLGAAIGFMLRLSQELFKSAWLLGTTTGPYEGKQYVLSKNTVTVGRSDAQDISLYHDRDVPLKAGQLVRRGREWVWQGEAVEINGERVTGGPVRGGDRLRLGNTVFVFQEKGQTPGSAAQELHERLLLHGDAQVIELPVPLSRVTLGSQGPQAVQGADVLPRHAELRVQGGELTLKALGPLSVNEQPMAPGQSRPLRAGDLLELGGVSLALLRAGG; encoded by the coding sequence ATGGGCAAACTGCCGGTGACGCTTCAGACGACGGTGGTGGGGGCCCTCGGGGGCCTGCTGGGGGCGCTGCTGTCGGAGGTGCTGGTGGGGTCGTCGGGAGGGGAGACAGCCCTGCAGGCCATCGTCTCGACCGGCGTCTGGACCGCGCTGGTGATGCTGCCGCTCACGCTGCTGCTCGTCGCGGCCGAGAACGTGCTGGGCCTGCGTGGGCGCTGGTGGCGTGATCTGGGGCGGGTGTGGCTCCCCGCGCTCCTGCTGGGCGCCCTGTCCGGGGCGTTCGCGCAACTGGCCTACGGCATCGTCACCAGCGCCAGTGACGAATTCGAGCGTCTGTTCCGCGGGCTGGGTTGGGGCCTGATGGGGATAGGGGTGGGGCTGGTGCTGGGTCTGGCCGACCGCTCGTGGCAAAAGGCCGGGCGCGGTGCGCTGGGGGGACTGGTGGGGGGGACCATCGGCGGGCTGGTCTTCGACAGCTTCTTGGGTCTCAGGCTGGGCGAGAACGACACCGGCACCTTCGCCCGCCTCGTGGGTCTCACGGTGCTGGGCGCCGCGATCGGCTTCATGCTGCGGCTGAGCCAAGAACTGTTCAAGAGTGCCTGGCTGCTGGGGACCACCACCGGTCCCTACGAGGGCAAGCAGTACGTGCTGTCCAAGAACACCGTGACGGTGGGCCGCTCGGACGCCCAGGACATCTCGCTGTACCACGACCGCGACGTGCCCCTGAAGGCCGGACAGCTGGTTCGGCGGGGCAGGGAATGGGTCTGGCAAGGCGAAGCGGTCGAGATCAATGGGGAGCGGGTGACCGGAGGCCCGGTGCGCGGCGGGGACCGCCTGCGTCTGGGCAACACGGTCTTTGTCTTCCAGGAAAAAGGCCAGACGCCGGGAAGTGCCGCGCAGGAGCTTCACGAGCGGCTGCTGCTGCACGGCGACGCCCAGGTCATCGAACTTCCGGTACCGCTGAGCCGGGTGACGCTGGGCAGCCAGGGGCCACAGGCGGTCCAGGGGGCCGATGTGCTGCCGCGTCACGCCGAACTGCGGGTGCAGGGGGGAGAACTCACCCTCAAGGCGCTGGGGCCGCTCTCGGTCAATGAGCAGCCCATGGCCCCCGGGCAGAGCCGACCCCTTCGGGCGGGGGACCTGCTGGAACTTGGTGGAGTGTCGCTGGCGCTGCTGCGCGCCGGGGGGTAA
- a CDS encoding ABC transporter substrate-binding protein, translating into MKTQRTFALIPALSLALLAGCVRTQPTADARDFAAPAAWTVNVPQQVQRGGVLRVAEVSDTLTLNPFVNASSGGLLAWLGAPGGLLIQNPVDGGFLPFMAQSSTRSADGRTWDFVLRPDLAWSDGQPIRPEDFVSTAQLHADPAVESNSYDSLRGVTVTKTGERSLRVVFAEARASAEATLAFGVWPDHVFGAAYRAGGAAAVRALWPRTLAAADVVTAGPFRPTALNADGSGTLERNPHYGAWVVDHTGQPLPYLDGIEVRRFASTDAAFEAFRQGELDLLPASPTPTQLETLRGTPGTDLRENYSPAASSSWIVWNFNRASDPEKQRLFRETAFRQAMSHLVDRERIVREVYGGAAEPAYSNVYAVFREWLAPDLPRFDFNLQEARRLLTTLGYGTLNSAGNLTNAQGRVLEFDLITNEGNPQREAMARIFVEGARQAGVEVNFRAVPFNDLVTRLSSSGPDRPFDAILLGLSGGSSVWPFGPNVVPCSGNLHAYNRSGACLFDWERQMTDLYVQGDREPDRTRRIAIGRELQATEAQHQPFVYLVSPRVSTAWRDRVEGEYPATLASSHYGPRWLSLTWLRR; encoded by the coding sequence ATGAAGACCCAGAGGACGTTCGCCCTGATTCCGGCTCTCTCACTCGCCCTGCTCGCGGGCTGCGTCCGCACCCAGCCCACGGCCGACGCCCGCGACTTTGCCGCGCCCGCTGCCTGGACGGTGAATGTCCCGCAGCAAGTGCAGCGCGGGGGCGTGCTCCGGGTCGCGGAGGTCTCCGACACCCTGACCCTCAACCCCTTCGTGAACGCCTCGAGCGGGGGGCTGCTGGCGTGGCTCGGTGCGCCCGGCGGCCTGCTGATCCAGAATCCGGTGGACGGCGGATTCCTGCCCTTCATGGCGCAGTCCTCGACCCGCTCGGCCGACGGACGGACCTGGGACTTCGTGCTGCGCCCGGACCTCGCCTGGAGTGACGGCCAGCCCATCCGCCCCGAAGATTTCGTGTCCACCGCTCAGCTCCATGCCGACCCGGCGGTGGAGTCGAACAGCTACGACTCGTTGCGGGGGGTCACGGTCACGAAGACGGGCGAGCGCAGCCTGCGGGTGGTCTTCGCCGAAGCGCGGGCTTCCGCCGAGGCGACGCTGGCCTTTGGCGTCTGGCCCGACCACGTCTTCGGGGCGGCGTACCGTGCGGGCGGCGCGGCCGCCGTGCGGGCCTTGTGGCCGCGAACCCTGGCTGCCGCCGATGTCGTGACTGCTGGCCCTTTTCGCCCCACCGCCCTGAATGCGGACGGGTCAGGCACCCTGGAGCGCAACCCGCACTACGGCGCGTGGGTGGTCGACCACACCGGGCAGCCTCTGCCCTACCTCGATGGCATCGAGGTCCGCCGCTTTGCCAGTACGGACGCGGCCTTCGAGGCTTTCCGGCAAGGGGAACTCGACCTGCTGCCCGCCAGTCCCACGCCCACCCAGCTGGAGACCCTGCGGGGCACGCCCGGCACCGACCTGCGCGAGAACTACAGCCCAGCGGCCAGCAGCTCCTGGATCGTCTGGAACTTCAACCGCGCGTCCGACCCCGAAAAGCAGCGCCTCTTCCGCGAGACGGCCTTCCGGCAGGCGATGAGCCACCTCGTTGACCGCGAGCGGATCGTGCGCGAGGTCTACGGCGGGGCCGCCGAGCCCGCCTACAGCAACGTCTACGCGGTGTTCCGCGAGTGGCTCGCGCCGGACCTGCCCCGGTTCGACTTCAACCTGCAGGAAGCCCGGCGCCTGCTGACGACCCTGGGCTACGGGACCCTGAACAGCGCGGGAAACCTCACCAACGCGCAGGGCCGGGTGCTGGAGTTCGACCTGATCACCAACGAGGGCAACCCGCAGCGCGAGGCGATGGCCCGGATCTTCGTGGAAGGTGCGCGGCAGGCCGGGGTGGAGGTGAACTTCAGGGCCGTCCCGTTCAACGACCTGGTCACCCGCCTGAGCAGCAGCGGCCCGGACCGACCCTTCGACGCCATCTTGCTGGGGCTGTCGGGCGGATCGAGTGTCTGGCCCTTCGGCCCCAACGTGGTGCCGTGCAGCGGCAACCTGCACGCCTATAACCGCAGCGGCGCGTGCCTCTTCGACTGGGAACGGCAGATGACCGACCTGTACGTGCAGGGGGACCGCGAACCCGACCGGACCCGCCGCATCGCCATCGGGCGGGAGTTGCAGGCCACCGAGGCCCAGCACCAACCCTTCGTGTACCTCGTCTCGCCCCGCGTGAGCACGGCGTGGCGGGACCGGGTGGAGGGCGAGTACCCCGCGACGCTCGCCTCGAGCCACTACGGCCCCCGCTGGCTCAGTCTGACCTGGCTGCGCCGATAA
- a CDS encoding homoserine dehydrogenase yields the protein MRDGETRRVTVGLLGCGTVGQNVLRLLERRRDIFASMGVEVEVTGVLVRDLGRERDVPPGTPLRDDPAFLQECAVVIEALGGIETPLALLAPYLRSGRPVITANKALLAERWDELREHALAGRLYYEAAVMAGTPVIGPMSTVLRASTFTRLQAVLNGTCNYVLSQMEAGNPYADALAQAQALGYAEEPPTLDVGGFDTAHKLTVLARFCAHGDFPYSAVDIRGIEDVTLEDVQEARAAGQRIKLVAELRREGDGWHAQVAPQRLPLTHPLCNEGASRNALVYEGEECGPLIFAGGGAGGMVTASAMVGDLLDWVIGFPGHVPLH from the coding sequence GTGAGAGATGGGGAAACGCGCCGGGTGACGGTGGGCCTGCTGGGCTGCGGCACAGTGGGGCAGAACGTGCTGCGGCTGCTGGAACGCCGCCGCGACATCTTCGCCAGCATGGGCGTGGAAGTGGAGGTGACGGGCGTCCTCGTGCGCGACCTCGGCCGCGAGCGGGACGTGCCGCCGGGAACGCCGCTGCGGGACGACCCCGCTTTCCTTCAGGAGTGCGCGGTGGTGATCGAGGCGCTGGGCGGCATCGAAACGCCGCTGGCGCTGCTCGCGCCCTACCTCCGCTCCGGGCGGCCCGTCATCACCGCGAACAAGGCGCTGCTGGCCGAGCGCTGGGACGAACTCCGCGAGCACGCCCTCGCCGGGCGGCTGTACTACGAGGCGGCGGTGATGGCCGGGACGCCCGTGATCGGCCCGATGAGCACCGTGCTGCGGGCGAGCACCTTCACCCGACTTCAGGCCGTGCTGAACGGGACGTGCAACTACGTCCTCTCGCAGATGGAGGCCGGAAACCCCTACGCGGACGCCCTCGCCCAGGCGCAGGCCCTGGGCTACGCCGAGGAGCCGCCCACCCTGGATGTCGGCGGCTTCGACACCGCCCACAAGCTGACGGTGCTGGCCCGCTTCTGCGCCCACGGGGACTTTCCGTATTCGGCGGTGGACATCCGGGGCATCGAGGACGTCACGCTGGAGGACGTGCAGGAGGCGAGGGCGGCCGGGCAGCGCATCAAACTGGTGGCCGAGTTGCGGCGGGAGGGGGACGGCTGGCACGCCCAGGTCGCGCCCCAGCGCCTGCCCCTGACCCACCCCCTGTGCAACGAGGGCGCCAGCCGCAACGCGCTGGTCTACGAGGGCGAGGAGTGCGGCCCGCTGATCTTCGCGGGGGGCGGGGCGGGCGGGATGGTCACGGCGTCGGCGATGGTGGGGGATTTGCTCGACTGGGTGATCGGGTTTCCGGGGCACGTGCCGCTGCACTGA
- the prfA gene encoding peptide chain release factor 1 — MSGAQGGRLEELAAEFSHIERALGDPAALANPAEYTRLTRRHRELTPVVTLHRERAEVLGALAQARELLADPELRELAAGEVESLTARLAELDAELEVLLLPTDPDDARDVILELRAGAGGAEAGLFAVDLLRMYTRYAEGAGLKLNVLEASESDLGGASRVVAEVTGDYSFRALKWERGVHRVQRVPATESQGRIHTSTVTVAVLPQVEASEVTLDLSEVRIDVFRSQGAGGQGVNTTDSAVRAVYRAGTPDEIVVVCQDGRSQIKNREKALQVLSARLAERERAAREAEERQTRAAQVGTGERSEKIRTYNYPQNRVTDHRLEGEVKNFALDSVVAGGLAPVVAALARQERERQLLDLAEAPDGAA, encoded by the coding sequence GTGAGCGGTGCCCAGGGAGGCCGCCTGGAGGAGCTGGCGGCCGAGTTCTCCCATATCGAGCGGGCGCTGGGCGACCCGGCCGCGCTCGCCAACCCCGCCGAATACACCCGCCTGACCCGCCGCCACCGCGAACTGACCCCGGTCGTGACCCTGCACCGCGAGCGGGCCGAAGTGCTGGGGGCGCTCGCCCAGGCCCGCGAGCTGCTGGCCGACCCCGAACTGCGCGAACTCGCCGCCGGGGAAGTCGAGAGCCTCACCGCGCGGCTGGCCGAACTCGACGCCGAGCTGGAGGTACTGCTGCTCCCCACCGACCCAGACGACGCCCGCGACGTGATTCTGGAACTGCGGGCCGGGGCCGGGGGCGCGGAGGCGGGCCTCTTCGCGGTGGACCTCCTGCGGATGTACACCCGCTACGCCGAGGGCGCGGGCCTGAAATTGAACGTGCTGGAGGCCTCCGAGAGCGACCTCGGCGGGGCGAGCCGGGTGGTCGCGGAGGTGACGGGCGACTATTCCTTCCGTGCCCTGAAGTGGGAGCGCGGCGTTCACCGGGTGCAGCGTGTCCCCGCCACCGAGTCGCAGGGGCGCATCCATACGAGCACGGTGACGGTCGCGGTGCTGCCGCAGGTCGAGGCCAGCGAGGTCACGCTCGACCTCTCGGAGGTCCGCATCGACGTGTTCCGGTCGCAGGGGGCGGGCGGGCAGGGCGTGAACACCACCGACTCGGCGGTGCGGGCGGTGTACCGCGCGGGGACGCCCGACGAGATCGTGGTGGTCTGTCAGGACGGCCGCTCGCAGATCAAGAACCGCGAAAAGGCGCTGCAAGTGCTCTCCGCCCGCCTTGCTGAGCGAGAGCGGGCCGCGCGGGAAGCGGAGGAGCGCCAGACCCGCGCCGCGCAGGTGGGCACGGGCGAGAGAAGCGAGAAAATCCGCACCTACAACTACCCCCAAAACCGCGTCACCGACCACCGCCTGGAGGGGGAGGTCAAGAATTTCGCCCTCGACAGCGTGGTCGCGGGGGGCCTTGCGCCCGTCGTGGCGGCCCTCGCCCGGCAGGAGCGCGAGCGGCAGCTGCTCGACCTCGCGGAGGCCCCCGATGGCGCGGCGTGA
- a CDS encoding NUDIX hydrolase, which produces MARRDLLVAAGVLRDRFGRVLLVGNDWQGLGRVRHTLPGGVVEPGETLLEALYREIVEETGLKLTGIKHMVYTVHIEDERRGERAIAVAFEATWEGLLNPADPDGFIVEARFCTPDEAMELLESPPMREPLLDYLRTGEPGRFYAFKGWDGRGGLRVPPLKAESSR; this is translated from the coding sequence ATGGCGCGGCGTGACCTCCTCGTCGCCGCCGGGGTGCTGCGCGACCGCTTCGGACGGGTGCTGCTCGTCGGCAACGACTGGCAGGGCCTGGGGCGGGTACGCCACACCCTGCCCGGCGGCGTGGTCGAGCCCGGCGAGACGCTCTTGGAAGCCCTCTACCGCGAGATCGTGGAGGAGACCGGCCTGAAGCTGACCGGCATCAAGCACATGGTCTACACCGTTCATATCGAGGACGAGCGCCGGGGCGAGCGGGCCATCGCGGTCGCGTTCGAGGCCACCTGGGAGGGGCTGCTCAACCCCGCCGACCCCGACGGCTTCATCGTGGAGGCCCGCTTCTGCACCCCCGACGAGGCGATGGAGCTGCTGGAATCCCCGCCCATGCGTGAGCCGCTGCTGGACTACCTCCGCACGGGCGAGCCGGGCCGCTTCTACGCCTTCAAGGGCTGGGACGGGCGCGGCGGGCTGCGGGTGCCGCCGCTGAAGGCGGAGTCGTCGCGGTGA